In Oryza sativa Japonica Group chromosome 1, ASM3414082v1, the genomic stretch TATCCTGAGCCTTTTATGTGGGGTGCTATTTCCAGATGGAACAGGACGGATGAGTCTGATATATCTTCCACTGATTGCTGATCTTTCTCGTGTTGGGACATACAGCTGGGGATCTGCAGTGCTGGCCTTCCTATACCGTTCTCTTTGTTCTGTTGCTTCCTCCCACAATATCAAGAACATTGGTGGTTCATTGCTTCTCTTGCAGCTttggagctgggagcgctcccatGTTGGCAGACCATTGGTCCGGTCTCCCCTGTGCCCAGAGACAGACATTCCACAGGATTTGCCCCCTGTTGGCTTTCGTTGGGTAGGTGCGCGCACACAAAGTGAGAATGCTACACGCTGTCTTAAGCAGTACAGGGATGAACTGAACCTGCAGCGAGCTGATCAGGTGAAGTGGGAGCCCTACTTGCACATTGAGTCTTCAAGCTTGCCATTGCTTTGTACAAAAGATGCAGATTTGTGGCTTACACAAGCTCCACTAATAAATTTTCCTATAGTCGAGATGTATTTGCCTGAGCGAGTGATGCGGCAATTTGGGCTTCGCCAATCCATTCCACCACCTTTTCGACCTACCCTACAGGCGCTGCATCGTATTAGTCGACGTGGCAGAGAACGTGAGAACTGGGAAGAGACACATCATGAGTACATTCAGGAATGGGAAGCCCGCCGGCAGCGCATATTTCCAGAGTCAGAGCAGTATGACCCATCGTCTTATGAGGAGTACCTGCATTGGTACTCAGGAGTTACACGGCGGTATCTTGTACCATCAATCAGTGATGATGTGGAAGCAGGACCTTCATTACAGCCTGATGATTCCATTGATCTGCAGTATCAAGCCAAGGCTCCTATGATCCGCAAAGCAGTAAGCCTATATTATCTATTCAGTTCCTATGCAGTTTCTGTAGTTGATTGGACCTAAATTTGTGTCAGATATAAGTTGTCTTTGCGAGACTTCAAATAGTTTTTACAATCACTCCATGCATAATTTAACTAATATATTTAACTCGAAGGGTCTGCTGATTGTTGTAGGTTGATAAACTGCACGGTATGGTAAAGAAGGCCAAGATGGCCATGACATCCACAGCTGATACAACCAAACAAGCCTTGGTCTTTGAGTTTCTGCATGGCTTTCAGGATGTTCTCCATGACCTTGGCGAGATCAAGGAAAATGGTGGTTCCGCTACTAGTCCACATGTTGAATCAGCTGCCGCTCAAGACTACTTTTGCTAGAAGCTGAACAGAACATTGTTCATGCCGATCAAGAAGCTCAGCATCAGGAAGAGGAAGAGCTTCACATGGTGGATGATGCAACAATGACCCTCGAGCCTATGGATGAGGAGGATAATGGTTTCAACAATGTCATCTGCCCATGTCCTTCACTGGAGTTGGAGGAACACAGTCACTCAGCTACACCAGCCATCGATGAGTGTGATACAGCCACTCCTGCTCCAGGCTCTGCAATCCCACAGCAAAGCACTAGTGTTGATCAAGATGGACATCTGGAAAATCCTAACGAAATGGGCCAGATTGAACTAATGGTGGAACCTATGTATGTGGATCACAATGATTCCAACAATGTGCTCTCATCCAGCACGTCAGCTCAGGCGCTGTTGGAGAATTGTGAAGTAGCAGAGGCAGTCAATGAAAATGTCGATCCAGCCACCCAAGTTACTGGCTCATCTACCCCAGAACAGGGCACGGATGTCATAGTAGATGCTGAACAAGAAAACCCAGCCACAACAGAGGGCAACTAACTTCAATGCCGTCCCCTCGTCTGCAAAGGTGACAGGCGATTCTGATTTCTCCCCTTATGGACCAATTCGTGCCACCTATGTATAGTGCTTAGATGCCGTTGTCCGAAGGTTCAGCATATTGCTGACATATTGCCCTGGTTGTTTGACCATGATGGGCTCCACTGGAAATTTTAGCCGTAATTACTGATGTAGCTTACATATCTCTTGCTTTCCAAAGTCATTACACTTATCATTATCaacatttttggtttttttttgtttttgaacaTGCATTCGATTTTCAATTGGAACTTAACGCTGCCAATGCATATACTATGTTCTTATacaaagaacaagaaaaagaaaaggttggaGGTAGGTAATGGCGTAACTAGTTGGGCCACGCACGGCGAAACTAGTATATGATGCCAATGCCATGATGGTCAATATTGCTTTCatattaaagttttttttacattttgagttgattttttaaaagtcaAGATGAAAGGGGAGACCACAGTTGAAAGTTTCATATGATTTGAGTTGGAAGTTTTATGATTTAAGTTGAAATTTTCATATTAAATAAGTGCTATGAAAGGGAAAAGAAGTGTGGCTGTGTGCTAGGCGAGGCGCTAGCAATCTCGTGGGGGAAGCGAAGAGAGGCCCAAACCGCTGGTTGCCTGCTTGGCCCATGGGTTTGAGAAGACCATGGGCTCGAGCGGCCCAAGACCATGGACTTGAGGAAGGAGTCGTAGTCGTCGTATCTTGATGACACGTGCGACCGGCCCGCGCGCTCGTCGTTATTCCGCGGCgccatcttcctctctcctccgccCTACGCGTCGCCCCGCCTCGCCTGGCCTTCCCCGCGCATCCTGCACGGAGCCCTAGGAGGctaggagaggaagaagaacacgCGCGCGGGGGGATAGTGGATAGCCGAAGCAACTCGATCGATCTGTGGCCGCGATCGTAGCTCTCTTCTTGGTCCGATCTCGTCTCTCCCGGCATGGATTTCAGGAAGGTGCTCGACCAGACCGTCCGGGAGATGTAAGAATCAGAATTTTTATTTCTCCTTCTCCGCCCCTTTTCTCCTCCTGGTGTACTCCTATCTTGTAAAGATATTTTTCTTCTTGTACTTTCAGAAGGAGGGAGGTAAATCTTAAGGTGCTCAAGGTGCCGGAAATCGAGCAGAAGGTCAAAATTTCTTTCGATTTTGCCGTCAAGAGTCAAAATTTGGAATTTTGGGTGGTCAGATGGTTTGCTATTTACCTGGATTTTGTGATTGGCGATTGAAGTTTTTTCCCCGATCTCGTATGCAGGTTCTTGATGCCACCAGCGACGAGCCGTGGGGGCCGCATGGTTCCGATTTGGCAGATATCGCCAGGGCCACCAAGAGCTAGTGAGTAGCtcaaagctaaaaaaaaaaatcagaacttATTTCCCATTTGTTTATGAGAATCTAGCGTGTTTCAGTTTACGACTTGGGGGCGTTGCACATTTTGATTGTTCGCATAATCCCAttgctttcttgtttctttTCCAGCGGTGATAGCGAAATTATAATGAATGTGTTATGGCAACGCCTGGGGAACACACTTGCGAATTGGCGTCACGTGTATAAGGTAATAAGATAGGATTGATTGTGCAGTGATGTGCTGTTTGGATTGATTCCTTAATAACAGGATGTTTCAATCATTACAGGCGTTGGCTGTGATCGAGTACCTTCTAGCTAATGGCACCGAACGTGCAGCTGATGGCATTGTTGACAATAGCTCACGAATTGCAGTATGGGTCCTTCGCTAGTTTTTCTAGACATTGATATTTCATTGTTTATAGTACTTGTCGTCTGATGCTGATTTCTTTTGGGAAGAAACTCACAAGATTTGAGTATTTGGAGCCTAATGGAAAAGATGTTGGGCTCAATGTGCGTAAGAAGGCTGAAGCTGTTCTAGCAATTTTGGATGACAGGGAGAAGCTTCAAGAGGTCAGAGAGAAGGCTGCCGTTACTAGAGACAAGTAAGACATTCTGTAGCCCATTAGCGACATTATTGCATTTCTTGTACATTTGATGCTTACTTCTTTTCATGAACCATTGGTCTAGGTATTTTGGCTTATCATCAACTGGAATAACGCACAAATCGAGCGCAGCATCATTTGGCAGTGGCAGCTACTCATCTGGTAGCCACTATGGGAGCACAGGAGGTTCAAGGGAGGTGGGATCATTCAAGGATATACACACAGGCACAGAATGGAAAAAGAACAAGAAGGAAACAGTGTCAAACTACAGCAGCAATAGAGAAGGGTCTAAAGAAATTACTAACAGTGCAACCAGTTATAAGTCAAAAAAGAGTGAAAGGCATGGTAGAAGGTACCTCCCAGTTCTACTCCGTCTTTTTCAGGTTTTACCATCAACAATAGATAGTAGTGGTGCCTTGAAATTATCAAGTTATTGAGCAATGACTTTGGAATCCAATCTTAAGTTACTAAATCTGATACTTTTACTGTGTGCATGAAAGAAATCAAAATTCCTTAACATTACACTCGAAGTTATCTGCAAATATTAGCACCACATCTGAAGCCCCAAGCTcaaagaaaggggaaaatgaggatgatgatgatttcAACCCACGAGGATTTTCTACATCTAGTAAGTATTTATCTGCAGTATCTTAAATATTCATTTGCATTTATGATTACAATGGTTTACCTTTTTGTTGCACACGTAAAGTTCTAAGGATTTATTCTTGTTTGACCATAGTCATCATGTTGCCATCTGGAAATTCACTTGGCTGTATGTTTGGAACTCAGCTGGAACAGGTACCACAAGATCTAATCACCTGGATCTCTTTGGTCCAAGCTTGATGGATGATCTTGTTGATTCTACTACATCCACTTCAACAGCAACGCCAAATGTTAGCACACCTGCTG encodes the following:
- the LOC4327195 gene encoding clathrin interactor EPSIN 1 isoform X1 — translated: MDFRKVLDQTVREIRREVNLKVLKVPEIEQKVLDATSDEPWGPHGSDLADIARATKSYGDSEIIMNVLWQRLGNTLANWRHVYKALAVIEYLLANGTERAADGIVDNSSRIAKLTRFEYLEPNGKDVGLNVRKKAEAVLAILDDREKLQEVREKAAVTRDKYFGLSSTGITHKSSAASFGSGSYSSGSHYGSTGGSREVGSFKDIHTGTEWKKNKKETVSNYSSNREGSKEITNSATSYKSKKSERHGRRNQNSLTLHSKLSANISTTSEAPSSKKGENEDDDDFNPRGFSTSTGTGTTRSNHLDLFGPSLMDDLVDSTTSTSTATPNVSTPAVPEVDLFADAAFQSANAPLEAATVSHTQDKIDLFAGRLSSADSFTSDTEFSVRGSPNKSSEKKMSSVVHPSTSAFDPFKQSFATSFPSDSEFSVHDPTSKSSQGKTPTPEHSSTAAFDPFAAIPLKSFDGSESFGTFSSNTASNITELPRDSSGGPKSSDHGPLEDANFDAFTSHLGSSTTSATESMNKPIKKLGQDSMSASKSVAKKETFQVKSGIWADSLSRGLIDLNITSSQKKVDLSDVGIVGPLSGGSEDKGPGATMGTAPGLVSSSFPSKTETSSGSGHFQHQQFGSFK